From the Ipomoea triloba cultivar NCNSP0323 chromosome 8, ASM357664v1 genome, the window ACACGCGCACAAAAATGATTCCTCTGGTAAAAAGTGAGAACTAACATTAGCCGCTATCAAGTTTATGCAGGTCAAGgtgtatatgttttatattttctgtTGCAATCAAAAAGTCAATACTCCACCACCAGGATTCAATCCTGTGACATTTCCTCAAGAAGAGCTACAGAGATGTTATCTGAGTACAAGGTGCTTGACTTTTTATCCGTGAGTATATTCTTACTCGAATCCTAATATACTGATGCTTAGCTTCTCTGTTTTTCTGTACTCCCCAGTCCCCAGtctttgttttcttctcatTCCTTATTTTATGCATCAAACAATGACTTGCAGATTCACTTTTTTTGGGGGCCAAGTCCCACCAGCATTATTCAATACCAATAATTAACACAAATATCCTCACGTGAACCCAAAAGTTGAATAGACATGCTAATATAATGAATCATATCCTAATCATATCGTATTTATGTGGCAATGCAAAAAAcaatacatacattatatttcataaattcAAATTCACCTCATCATTATTgttttgttaatataataatatattaataatgtcATGAAGTAAAGGAGACTAGTTCTTTCATATCCaatgatcaaataagttatTAATGACACATCATGTAGTATAACTAGTAAATAAAAGTTAGAGCATGCATCCCTAATAATGTGgggtttatttcatttttttttctcttgtcCATGTAGGAAAAATAGAGAGGAAGGAGTgaggaggaaaaaaagaaatatttgcGGTCATCTTGACACGCACCTATTACCTTTTTATTATAAGGTAAGAAATTCACATTCCTACAACATACTCACTTTTCTCACTCTTACCCGCCACCAAAaagtgaggaaaaaaaaacccttGCTAGGATTTAGGAATGCACTTACTAAAAAATCTGATTTACTAGTAGAGATACAACCAATTGTGAAATATATTCACCATGTGAGATGACTGGCTTTGAAAAACATCTAAATCTATGAGTTGAGATGTAAGAGTTACATATCAAGACTCAAAAGCCCATAATATAGCTATACTCCCCAATCAATAATAATCTAAATAATCTAAATAAAGTTAataactctatttttttaacTCATAAAGGTGGTGATTATACGTAAGTGAAACacattttgtaatttatttatacatCAAAACTTCAAGCTTATATAAAAGTTTTCGGGGTTGGAGTACAAATTGCAACATAAGCTAGTGCATTAAAGACATAATTTGTGGGTTTAGGGAGGGTGTGGGAACACTTcttccccttgtatatatatatattaagaactCTCTTGTTTCAtgcatcctcatcatcatcatcatcatcaacatggCTGCCTTACTCATTCTGccatttcttcttcctcttctttcaAACACAGCCTCTGCAACTCAATTCTGTGCTTCAAACAAGGCCAATTCTGATGACCTTTCTGTTATGCACATCTATGGCAAATGCTCACCCTTCAACAATCCAAACCCTACTTCTTCATGGCTCACTACTGTCATGAACATGGCTATTAAGGACCCGGCGAGGCTCTCCTACTTGTCTAGCCTCACGGCACAAAAGCCCAAGGCTAAGACTAATGTGCCCATTGCTTCGGGCCAGAATGTGTTGAACACTGGCAACTATGTTATTCGGGCCAGGATTGGGACTCCGGGCCAGGTCATGTATATGGTGTTGGATACTAGTAGTGATAATGCGTGGGTGCCTTGCAGTGGGTGCGTCGGGTGCTCGGAAACCGTGTTCGCCCCGAACACGTCGTCCACTTTCGGGCCGGTCGAGTGCTCCGTGCCCGAATGCAGTATGGTGAATGGGATGTCGTGCCCCACCGGCGGGTCGGGCGCTTGCAACTTTAACCAATCCTACGGCGGAGACTCCTCGTTTTCGGCCGCGTTGTCACGTGATGCGCTCGGGCTGGGCAATGATGTTGTGCCGGACTATGCTTTCGGGTGCATCAATGCAGTGTCGGGCTCGAAAATCCCGCCCCAAGGGCTATTGGGCCTGGGCCGGGGCTCCATGTCGTTGCTCTCGCAAGCCGGAGCGCTTTACTCGGGGGTATTCTCGTACTGTTTACCCAGTTTCAAATCCTATTATTTTTCCGGCTCGCTCCGGCTTGGACCGATGGGTCAACCCAAGACCATAAGAACCACTCCACTCCTTAAGAACCCACACCGCCCATCTTTATACTACGTGAACCTGACCGGCGTCAGTGTGGGAAAGATTTGGGTGTATATTCCCCAAGAGCACCTAACTTTCGATCCGGCCACCGGAGCCGGCACCGTCATTGATTCCGGCACGGTTATAAGCCGGTTTGTCGAACCGGCTTACGTGGCAATCCGGGAGGAGTTTAGGAAACAAGTGACGGGCCCATTTAGCTCCTTGGGTGCATTTGACACGTGCTTTGCAGTGACAAAGGAGTTCATGGCACCACCCATCACCTTCCACTTTCAAGGAATGGATTTAGTGCTTCCAATGGAGAACACCTTGATTCATACTAGCTATGGGAACTTGGCTTGCTTGGCCATGGCCGCCGCACCAAATAATGTCAACTCTGTGCTGAATGTGATTGCCAATTTGCAGCAGCAGAACCTTAGGGTTTTGTTCGATACCATCAACTCTCGCTTGGGGATTACTCATGAAAATTGTAACTAATATTAACAGTCATCCCAAATCCAAATATGATGTGAACCCCCTTTGATTCCTCCTTTTAGCCTCGTTATTTTTCTCCTAATTTGTGTGTCCACGTTACAGTTGTTGCAGTTTAATAAAAATGTAGAGCTTGTGAAAATATTAAGAATGGGATGTTAAGCTGTGATTACtttaattctctaatttttctaaACTCAACATCTCTaacatgtataataataataataattttcgaCGACTAAATTGAACTCAAGAACATTACTGAACATTACCTGAAAACAAAACTTGGGGTTTTCAGAGTTTCAGCCTGCAGGTGAGTTCTTTGTATAGGACTGTAATAAGCTAACTAGCTAACCGAAACTCCAAGAGCAAAATGATTAGGCGCTATTTTGATCCAGTACTTTACAGCAACTTGTTTTCAGAAGTGATTTGGTGAAGATCTGATCCTGATCCCTTTCTTTTCAGGGTTTGGATAGATTGTCCAGAATTTATGCCATTGTCCAAAGTTTTGGCctcatttttaatttgagtGCGGCGCTCCCTCAATAAGTTGATCCTGTTTCTTAGCTTGGACAGTGCGGTATTACCTCCCTGTCATTCACAAGTGTAAATTTAGTAGaacaaaagaaagtaaattTAGTTTATGGGGATTTGAAGGATGTGCTGTctcaactaaatatttaaatgtataGTTCgattacactatatatatatatatacatagctCAACAAGGGTATGTCACATATGTGTACCAAGAATTAAAATAGCcaatgattattattttattattgttttctgGTGACCAGAGAAACCTGCAACTACGCGACAGACTTGACCAAGAGATGGTTgtctttaattataaaatgtttCAGACTCCATCTCCAAACTACAACCATAATCTAGGAGTATTCAATTTGTAACAGTTCCAGCCTTCCAGAGCATAACATTTTGTAGAAAAAAACATTTTGCAAGTAGagatgaaaataaacaaaaaaaggCAATATTTACTTGTGTTTTATTACATTCATAACTTCATTTTGATGTATGGAAGAGGATTAGTTCGTGTTGGCTCTATCATCAATTAAAGCACAAGATGAACTACTGAAACTAGAGAGCCTACCTCCTTTGAACCAGAATTCTTGAGAATAGTTGAAGCCCCAGAAGTGTTGGGATAATGTACTGAATCTGATTGCTTACTCTGTGAATTCTGTTTATCTAACAAGTGAGATTCTTGTTTCCTGTCTCTTTCACTTTCTGCATTGTTCAAACAAGTACCAtgctgcaaaaaaaaaaaaaaaggaaaaaaaaaaagaagtaaatttCAAGAATATTTGTATTAGCTTCATGCAGTCAAAATGATGCACTCCAAACAGAACATGAGAAAACAATAACTGATTTAATGGAAAGTGTGAAGTTGGCAAAAGGACAATGAATGACATTAAAATGTTGTCCAATTATTATCTCATCTGATGATCAAAATGCAATATTGAATCTCCATGAATGTAGCAACTTTGTTACTAAATGTGTCTTGTAAAAGCAGAATTCCCAGTACTGAAGTCGAGCTACCATGATAATCTGTACCTTACTACTCTCTGACTTCTCATGAGCTTGTGATGTAGCAAGGCTATCCACATCCCTCTGTTTATCCTCTCTGTAGCCAGATCAACAAGGGGAAAGCATAAGGCAATAAATAAAACTGGCAAAAGAATCAAATAAGCCCCTAAATATTATATGAGAAGTCAATTAAGCCCCtgaacttaattgcaacttttaaaagttcaagggcctaattgacttctcgTACAATGTTTTAGgcgcttatttgaccatttttccctaTAAAAGTAGCAAATACTTGAGTGTAACAGATGTATAGTACACGCAATATGTTGTGAAGTATatacaaaataacaataataataataatagcaacaacaaataaaaatatatgtataaacaAGTATGCAAGGTTATCATGCTTACACTTCTTGAAAATCTAAAGCATTTGGTGGATTGACCACATCAATACCAAGCCCTGAATTTTGTTGGCATTGTTTATTAAGCTGCGCTGGATGATCATTATCCCTCTGTTTCAGCTTGATAATATCTGCCTCCATTGGAGCAATCTCCTTGGGCTCTGCATTCTTGTATTACACATAAAGAAGATTACTATTATGGACTACCTCAACAATGACAataacaaatacggagtatttggaAGTGTGGTTATACTGACTGTTTCATCGGTACTATTAGAAACAGGCAATGACCCTTGAAAATTCTTATGTCCAGCTTCCAGTACCATACTAAACTCCCTTTCCTTCTGCAACTGTTCCTGAAGCCTTGCCACCTATCCATGCCAAAGGGTGGAAATCATTAAACACTCCCAAAGATAAAGTAATATAAGTATAATGTGCTTAAAAATTGGTTATAACATGTAATCCTTCGCATGTAATCTCGAAGAAAGTGGGCAAAATTTTATTCATAGCAAAGCAAGACATGCCAATTTTGGTTTCCAACTCTAGCTTCTTTATCATGTTAGTAGCAGAGAAAATATAAGTAAAGCAATTTCTATTCAAACTAAAAAAGTGGAAGGTAAAACATCCACAATAATTATGACCCCAAACAGCCATAATATCAGTGGTCCCGAATGATCAAATTGTTAACAAGTCTGGCAATACTATTGTCATAGAAATCACATATAAACATTGAAGAAAGTAACACAAAAAATCTCACAAATTGgtcctttaaaaaataattttacccAACCTGTCATTAGATAAGAataaaatttgactttttttggaTAAGATAAAAATTGACTTGTTGATGCTGCAACAAAcacaaatttatattttgaaattgtaCAAATACTTAAAAACAAGAGGAAAGAGAGTATCTAATCTAGCACATACATCTTTCTCAAGAGCTAGACGGCACTCAAGCAAAGCATTCTTTCGTTTCTCCAAGTTTTCTTGCAGAAGTGCATTCCTCTTAgcctattattaaaaaaaaaaaaaaaaaaaaacatgaaagcATAACAGTAAGGGGAAAATTATAGAGTTCAGATGAAAGGCATCGATTCTCTCCAGTCCATCTCTCCGCAAGAAAGGATATAAAATGATCTGTACCTCCTCAGCAATTCTGTTTTGCAAGACAGTTTTGGTGGCCTCCAGTCTCTGGATTTCATCTCTGGGGAAATACAAGCAACAAGAGTATAccaaaataatatcaaatatattttgGAGATTCAGAGAGGAGATCAGAAAGAAATTGAGGCTTGTTTGCAAGCAAATAAAAGAAGGGTATAATGCACAAAACATGTATCCACATTTGAAATGCTAATAGCAACAACAAATGAAATTTTCACTGAAAacataagaaaaaaatacattatgaaaattcaCAAAATACTGTCACCCAATTCAGAAACAGGCATCCAAccaattttttatatactagtAGGTAATCTATTCAAGTTAAGATGAGGGAGAGGACAAAAAAATCAGCTCCAATTTTATAAGAGATAAAGGAAAAAAGTACAGTACATAGCAAAGAACTGCCTGTCTACATCATATCAAAAGAATAGGAGCAAGAACCATGTTGAGCTGTAAATGAAGAATCAAAAATCATAGTCCTTGTTTATGTAGTAGCAACAACaagattttttttcataaaattcaattaatgataaatGAAGCATCACTTACTCATCATCAAATGCAACATCAATAGACTCCATGGAAAGGTTCTTTCTACCCTGTACTCAGAAAAAcagaacaaaagaaaatgaaaatggtcATAACAGGGAGTACTTCAAAGGGAGACACTagtaaaaatgaataaattcaaAACTAAAATCTTAGGGAATAAAACAATACCCAATTAAATGAAAACATAATAAACTGCAATAGAAATGAAAATTTGACAAGATTATGAATTGAAAAGTAAATTTCTCCCAAAGAATATACTGACAATTCTACGCCTGAACATGGATTTCCACCGAAGGTGCAGTATAGGCCCACTATCCATGTCTATGGACTTTAGAAACGTGGATGTTTCAGCAGATCCAGTTTTGAATAATTCACTGGATTCATTTTCTGGTGTAGGGCAAACATCCCCATGGCTTGGAGCACTATCAATCCCTTCCTTCCTTTCATGCCAGAGAGAAGTTCGAGGAGGCTTTCTTGGTGGCATTTTATCAACTTCAACAGCATTGCTTACTTCAGAAGACTTGGAGACTAAATTACCATCTCTGGGGCTCTGCATATTCCATACAGTTCAATAAATTGACTACCTCCAGCGGGAGTTACTGAGGAATGACAATGTAATAAAAAGCCATGCATGACTTCAAAAGAACATATGAAACATagacagaacatggaaccttcAAAGAACCATCAGGAAGGAATTGCCATCATTAGCCTTTGAAAGAGATTATTTATGAGCTAACCTTTTTATCACTACAGGTACAGGCCTTTTGATTGCTGCTCTTTCATATGTGATGGAACAGATTATACCCACCCATGTTAAACAGGTGATTATCTATGAAGTAATTATATGAATGCATTTCAGCTCTGTAATAGCACTAGATTGTTTGGTATCATTTCATGCATGGTACCAAATCCATCTAAAATGAATATACAAGCCATAAAGAAGATACAGAGTAAAGACAATTCTTTGGTTCTGAAAAGAAGGGTGCAAGGACAGAGGACTTTAGAATTCTAGCATCATATAAGATAGCCAGAATATCTTATCATAAAAAGTGGCTGTATTATGATGACGTCTAGGTGGTCAAGcaaaggaagagagagaaacCAACCTCATTAGCAACTTCATTTTCTCCAGTCTGGCTGGTGGTAGCAGTAGATGCAGTATCTGAATTGTCATCTATATTCTCAACAGAGCCATCACCTCCATACCGTTCATCATGATCAACATCATTAGTATATTCTCTGCTCCCAGTTCCACTACCATCTGACTCAGAATACTGTTCAGGTGACCGAGAAAGAGAACCTTCCTGCAACCAGTTCTAATGGTTCTTATTCAATGAAGTAAGAGAAGGGAAAGGCTACCAAACTATGTTTTGTTAATAACTGAAAAAGTATTATAAAGAAAATGTCCTCCCTTAACAGATCTAATAGACCTTATCAGCATAACCCTCCTGCAGAAGTAAGAGTTTCATTCATTTACTGCTTTTTCTGGGAAGGTGCGAAGTACACACTGATGGACTCACAAAGCAAACAAGCTAAATTACCAACCCCATTATTTTGTAGGAGAAACTCCTAGTAACTGTGGCCTAGTAAGTGTAAAAGGCCACACAGATCAATCAGTAATCACACAAAATTCCAAAACAGAATAAGTCATTTTCTGCAAGGAGTATTGACATTGTATAAGGTTCTACAAATTACCAAGGAATTAAAAGATGCCCAATACCATATGTCCCACAAGAGCAGATAAAAAGATGATATATGTCTGAACTGAGATGAGCTCCCAAAACAACTACAATTTGCTGATGGATACTCTAAACCGCAATTTCTCAATTAATGTGTTAGTTAGATAGCAAGCAATAGATAACAAAATCCTAACAAAATCTTACCTcaaatatattatcatattCCTCTAGCAAAGTGATAACAATAGCTTGAGCATGGTTTGCTGCTGCTGCAGCAGCCTTTAGAAGTTGAACAGATCCATCACCTCCCATGTCAAAGTTATGGTCAGTTTCACAATCTCCAGCTAAAAGAGGGTGTAGAAGTAAAGGTGCCATGCAAGCTGCCACAGCTGTTGTGCTCATTCTGTTCATATCCTTGTGAGTTACCACATTTCGCATCATTATGAGCATTCTGATAGATTAAGAAAGGGTATAGTCAAAAGCACAGAAGCCCATTTTCAGATTATCAAAATACACAGATGCACATTTTGTAGAACCAGATACACATTACTAAAATAAACTTAAAGACTAGAGCAAAGTTTAACATTAGAGGAAGATATTAATTTCCAAATCCACCCAGCATGTCCCATTTCTTACCACTTTTCTCTTCCTTGAATCAAATCTTGTTAATACTTGAATTTTAGGAAATAGGATTTTAATGACTAGATTGTACTCCATATTTTTTGGCTAGTTATTttccttattaaaaaaaaaaaaaaaaaaaaaaaaactcagcaGTCCTATATAGTATATGTGCTAAAATATAAGTGTCAACAAATGATGGCATGAAAGGGATGTGCGCATGTTCAAATGTGCACAACATTGCATGGGCCTCATAAAAGGCATGTCCATGCAACATAGGCTACATGTCAATATCCAAAAGAATTTATCCACTCCTTGTAGAAATAGCTACTCATACAGTTGATTTcccaaatgaaaataaacattaAGAAATTGACATCCTGGATGATAAACTTACTCAATGGATCAATATGGAAACAGAAAATGTTCTCACCAGAAGACATGCACATGAGAATATGTAGAAGTGAGACAAGCAACTTTAACAATAACAAATATGACCATAGGCAACATTCATGAATGAGAAAGATTATGAAATATCATACCAAAAAACACAAATGAAAAGTACTTATACTAAATACCTTTGTAACAAACGACGATTTGGTTCTGGAAACGTCTCCATTATAGCTGAACGCATAGCACTAACTCTCTTACCTCTATCAGTTCCTAAAAGCAATCATGAAATCTTCCACTAAGTAACATTATTTCACCAAAAGTGTAATTGAGCACTTGAAATATCACCAACTACACAAATTTAGCAATTGAACAACTAATAttgtaagaattcaaattaGCCAAGTATAGGAGATTATTAGTTTCCTATAAATGTGGGATTGCCAATTTAGGGATATTACAGCTGAGGTTATCTTATCTTTAGGCAGTATAAATTAGCTTCTAGAAATTAGGGTTATCTGATGGATCCTTTTGTATATATGTACCCAAATTGTTCATAGTGAAATCATGAGAAAATTCTTACCCTATTCAGCTTCATGGCATCTAGGGGTAATCACTTTTTTGGTTAAACAGATTTACCCAATAACCAAACCGACCAAAAAACAATCAGTTGGTCATTGGTTATATAAGTTTTTGGTTAAACAGATTTACACGATAACCGAACTGACGCCCCGTGGCGATTTCCCTCCTAGGCaaccggccgcctagcgcctaactcggctgaGTTAACTCGTCCATTTTGATCAAGTTAACTGAGTTAATCTGGTCGGCTCGGCCTTGCTAatgtttttcattttatatatatatatattatgacatatatacacccacacacgtgcactattttttttatttttttagttagccACATAGACGTCCGCCTAGGCACTCCACTACCGCCtgactagcgcctactgcagCCATGGTTTCAACATGatgtgaaaaatgtgtttttgaAAGGGGAtgtagtatgtatgtatgtatgtatgtgtatatatatgtgtgtgtgtgtggatatACCACCTTTTGGCCTCTTGGGTTCAAAACTGATCATATAAAGAACAAGGTCTATAATCTGAGAAAGTAAATATACCTTTTACTCGCATGCTtctttctaaaaatgaaaacattATTTTGGTCAGATCAATTGTATGTGAGTTGGCACAGTGGCATGTGTGGTACAAATGCAAATGTAGCGTGGAAACATGCATGGCATGGCACGCATatgttatgtatatattgtgtgcatatatgtatatgtatgtgcaCACACGTGTTTGTCTACATGTGTACGTATGtatttgcatatatattagATACTccacattatatatgtatatgtacgtaTACAAGGATATCTGTGGTGTTTCGAAAAagtagt encodes:
- the LOC116027388 gene encoding aspartyl protease AED3-like, coding for MAALLILPFLLPLLSNTASATQFCASNKANSDDLSVMHIYGKCSPFNNPNPTSSWLTTVMNMAIKDPARLSYLSSLTAQKPKAKTNVPIASGQNVLNTGNYVIRARIGTPGQVMYMVLDTSSDNAWVPCSGCVGCSETVFAPNTSSTFGPVECSVPECSMVNGMSCPTGGSGACNFNQSYGGDSSFSAALSRDALGLGNDVVPDYAFGCINAVSGSKIPPQGLLGLGRGSMSLLSQAGALYSGVFSYCLPSFKSYYFSGSLRLGPMGQPKTIRTTPLLKNPHRPSLYYVNLTGVSVGKIWVYIPQEHLTFDPATGAGTVIDSGTVISRFVEPAYVAIREEFRKQVTGPFSSLGAFDTCFAVTKEFMAPPITFHFQGMDLVLPMENTLIHTSYGNLACLAMAAAPNNVNSVLNVIANLQQQNLRVLFDTINSRLGITHENCN
- the LOC116027387 gene encoding rho GTPase-activating protein REN1-like, with protein sequence MLNFVCVLRLTRRSQNQRKRKGKNSAGEGRKLQFAIEYYLPVFCPQLFLHRCLSAAFLSLLLRSIIIVFSKDFLIEIADVCAQNRAMTYHNSDASQGEGGNFPLQPPDSTDHQQQFQNFYKVYKCGPLFVSSKGIGWTSWKKRWFILTHTSLIFFRSDPTVSPQKPGEVNLILGAIDLNSSGSVVVKEDKKLLTVLFPDGRDGRTFKAETLEDLFEWKVALEEALANVPSVALVIGQNGMLRNDQVNATDVSSEKSKDRQPGLLALEDIDGNPSFLEKALQFIEKHGVKIEGILRQAADVDDVECRIREYKQGKVEFSPDEDAHIIGDCVKYILREMPSSPVPASCCNALLEAFRTDRGKRVSAMRSAIMETFPEPNRRLLQRMLIMMRNVVTHKDMNRMSTTAVAACMAPLLLHPLLAGDCETDHNFDMGGDGSVQLLKAAAAAANHAQAIVITLLEEYDNIFEEGSLSRSPEQYSESDGSGTGSREYTNDVDHDERYGGDGSVENIDDNSDTASTATTSQTGENEVANESPRDGNLVSKSSEVSNAVEVDKMPPRKPPRTSLWHERKEGIDSAPSHGDVCPTPENESSELFKTGSAETSTFLKSIDMDSGPILHLRWKSMFRRRIGRKNLSMESIDVAFDDEDEIQRLEATKTVLQNRIAEEAKRNALLQENLEKRKNALLECRLALEKDVARLQEQLQKEREFSMVLEAGHKNFQGSLPVSNSTDETNAEPKEIAPMEADIIKLKQRDNDHPAQLNKQCQQNSGLGIDVVNPPNALDFQEVEDKQRDVDSLATSQAHEKSESSKHGTCLNNAESERDRKQESHLLDKQNSQSKQSDSVHYPNTSGASTILKNSGSKEGGNTALSKLRNRINLLRERRTQIKNEAKTLDNGINSGQSIQTLKRKGSGSDLHQITSENKLL